One genomic segment of Candidatus Marsarchaeota archaeon includes these proteins:
- a CDS encoding DJ-1/PfpI family protein, with product MTFLVFLPPKDFRDETLNMVKLFFDRWRVPYKITSYSKGTCIGRHGETVKPDINTGMVSAQDYDGIVLVDGAGIDSYKLYEFRPLLDLMMQFDAAKKYIAAIDNSVKIVARANIIKGKGISTPSDEETKRLVVLFHGVPTENEVEFASNIITIRNGSGVERGMDEMLSRIGVK from the coding sequence ATGACGTTTCTGGTATTCCTGCCGCCGAAGGACTTCAGGGACGAGACATTGAATATGGTGAAGCTCTTTTTCGACAGATGGAGGGTGCCGTACAAGATAACGAGCTACAGCAAGGGTACGTGCATAGGCAGGCACGGCGAAACGGTCAAGCCGGACATAAACACCGGCATGGTGTCGGCCCAGGACTATGATGGCATAGTGCTCGTGGATGGGGCGGGCATAGACTCCTACAAGCTGTACGAGTTCAGACCCCTTCTCGACCTGATGATGCAGTTCGACGCTGCAAAGAAATACATAGCAGCAATAGACAACTCAGTGAAGATAGTGGCGAGAGCCAACATCATAAAGGGCAAGGGAATATCAACGCCATCTGACGAAGAAACGAAGAGACTGGTCGTGCTGTTCCATGGCGTTCCGACAGAGAACGAGGTAGAGTTCGCCAGCAACATAATAACCATAAGGAACGGCTCTGGAGTCGAGCGCGGCATGGATGAGATGCTCTCGCGCATAGGGGTAAAGTAA
- the pcn gene encoding proliferating cell nuclear antigen (pcna), translating to MFEIKIDDARYWKNCVDSIVSLVDEGSFAIAKEGISLKAMDPSGISMVSFSIPNKAFSKYDSDKQANVGLNLDNFSKILASARAGEQLLMKDSGNKLQIEFIGEKSRRRYKLPMIDVKKDVDKEPKVEFESHVTVKSDAFKEILKDANLLSTYIGFRTAKESFMVVAKGDAGELEEEHLNEADMIKKLEVSKPSSATFNLEYLERIVSACPSNSPIEMSLKNDEPIMVNYKIGDAQVAYFLAPYMES from the coding sequence ATGTTCGAGATTAAGATTGACGATGCACGGTATTGGAAGAACTGCGTTGACTCGATAGTCAGCTTAGTTGACGAGGGCTCGTTCGCCATAGCAAAGGAGGGTATTTCACTCAAGGCCATGGATCCTTCCGGCATAAGCATGGTGTCGTTCTCGATACCCAACAAGGCCTTCTCAAAGTACGACTCTGATAAGCAGGCCAACGTTGGCCTGAACCTGGACAATTTCAGCAAGATACTGGCAAGCGCCCGTGCAGGGGAGCAGCTGCTGATGAAGGATTCTGGCAACAAGCTACAGATAGAGTTCATCGGCGAGAAGAGCAGGAGGCGCTACAAGCTCCCTATGATAGACGTAAAGAAGGACGTAGATAAGGAGCCGAAGGTGGAGTTCGAGTCGCATGTAACGGTGAAGAGCGACGCCTTCAAGGAGATCCTCAAGGACGCCAACCTGCTTTCCACGTACATTGGCTTCAGGACAGCAAAGGAGTCGTTCATGGTGGTGGCCAAGGGCGACGCGGGAGAGCTTGAGGAGGAGCACCTGAACGAGGCCGACATGATAAAGAAGCTTGAAGTGTCAAAGCCGTCTTCAGCCACGTTCAACCTTGAGTACCTGGAGCGCATAGTGAGCGCGTGCCCGTCCAATTCCCCGATTGAGATGTCCCTGAAGAACGACGAGCCTATAATGGTGAATTACAAGATAGGCGACGCGCAGGTGGCATACTTCCTGGCTCCTTACATGGAGAGCTGA
- the hisS gene encoding histidine--tRNA ligase — protein sequence MSADKDDADDIGGWLRDIKGTQSFLPDEQIIREYIADVLKRHFRLYGYRPIETSILDFYDIAASKYAGGAEILKETYRLKDQGGRDLVLRYELTFKLAKLIGMNPNMRLPFKRYEIGKIFRDGPVNTGRLREFTQCDVDVVGTKSPLADAELISLAFEVFKDFGIDVYIEFNSRNLLFGIFEHAGIPEGKRADAALSVDKLMKVGESGVRKELAEKGISKESIDATFKLMGRAGSEASNEEKLDYIAREADNDSAKAGVSELKEMLGFCSMLHTAGDLRLTPTLARGLGYYTGIMYEVYAADGTMKSTLAAGGRWDRMVGDFLKSSKEYPATGISFGLDTIYAALQDTKAKVPGYSAHKVPVLLIIPIDTMEESLKILQQARSAGVSADLLPEKKLNKALEYANSESIPYTMVVGKKELELGTVKLRDMQTGKEREISLSALKSSLTMLKGYGEHLVNGA from the coding sequence ATGTCTGCAGACAAAGATGACGCAGATGATATCGGCGGATGGCTGCGTGACATAAAGGGCACGCAGTCCTTCCTTCCCGACGAGCAGATAATCAGGGAATACATAGCCGATGTCCTTAAAAGGCATTTCAGGCTGTACGGCTACAGACCCATTGAAACATCGATACTTGACTTCTACGACATAGCCGCGAGCAAGTATGCTGGCGGCGCTGAGATACTCAAGGAGACGTACAGGCTCAAGGACCAGGGTGGCCGCGACCTGGTTCTGCGCTATGAGCTTACCTTCAAGCTGGCCAAGCTAATAGGCATGAATCCAAACATGCGCCTGCCATTCAAGCGCTATGAGATTGGCAAGATATTTCGTGACGGGCCGGTCAACACCGGCAGGCTAAGGGAGTTCACCCAATGCGACGTGGACGTAGTTGGGACCAAGAGCCCGCTTGCAGACGCAGAGCTCATCTCGCTCGCGTTTGAGGTGTTCAAAGACTTCGGGATAGACGTATACATAGAGTTCAACAGCAGGAACCTGCTGTTCGGCATATTCGAGCATGCCGGCATACCTGAAGGCAAGCGCGCCGACGCGGCGTTGAGCGTGGACAAGCTTATGAAGGTGGGGGAAAGCGGGGTAAGGAAGGAGCTTGCCGAGAAGGGGATAAGCAAGGAATCCATCGATGCAACGTTCAAGCTGATGGGCAGAGCAGGCTCTGAAGCATCAAACGAGGAGAAGCTTGATTACATTGCGCGTGAGGCCGACAATGACTCTGCCAAAGCAGGCGTATCGGAGCTCAAGGAGATGCTCGGATTCTGCTCCATGCTGCATACCGCTGGCGATCTCAGGCTGACGCCAACGCTTGCGCGGGGCCTTGGCTACTATACTGGCATAATGTACGAGGTGTATGCCGCGGACGGCACCATGAAGAGCACGCTTGCGGCAGGAGGCCGCTGGGACAGGATGGTCGGCGACTTCCTAAAGTCCAGCAAGGAATATCCAGCTACTGGCATATCGTTCGGCCTGGATACCATCTATGCCGCCCTTCAGGATACGAAGGCCAAGGTACCGGGCTATTCAGCGCACAAAGTGCCCGTGCTCCTCATAATCCCCATCGACACGATGGAAGAGAGCCTCAAGATACTGCAGCAGGCGAGATCCGCAGGCGTTAGCGCCGACCTGCTTCCGGAGAAAAAGCTGAATAAGGCGCTCGAATACGCGAACAGCGAGTCGATACCCTATACTATGGTGGTCGGCAAGAAAGAGCTCGAACTCGGAACGGTAAAGCTTCGGGACATGCAGACGGGCAAAGAACGTGAGATAAGTTTGTCGGCGCTTAAGAGTTCGCTGACGATGCTGAAGGGCTACGGAGAGCATCTTGTTAATGGTGCTTGA
- the priX gene encoding DNA primase noncatalytic subunit PriX gives MDASESLDFAYKYPFSQEAKAVVDKLGISRLEPRYLALGAERVQAALDEEVKKHIGASFFSISIDGIKQGDILSYVASRMIVSAISDRTVIESFVNSEARRSEEALRSDTSQNAMRLSTELGIRVQNSDGEFMMKFSDFLQNAPRVEEHSLVNQKLSMGYVIVSYEAMIALISEAMRRAIRAGLPIPKKELPPYALDFAKSVRLTVKAKPLAPGTKGINWIERLLATPIPDVRHRTVNLILAPYMINIKGMDVESATKVIMEYIERCKAVNPDTRITEKYVRYQCEYAKRKGMKPLKLVNARDLLGSIVELGAYGPEAGKGRPESKASR, from the coding sequence ATGGATGCATCGGAAAGCCTTGATTTTGCCTACAAGTACCCGTTTTCGCAAGAAGCAAAGGCAGTGGTCGACAAACTGGGCATTTCCAGGCTGGAGCCCCGGTACCTGGCCCTTGGCGCGGAGAGGGTTCAGGCCGCGCTTGACGAAGAAGTCAAAAAGCACATCGGCGCATCGTTCTTCAGCATATCGATAGACGGCATAAAGCAGGGCGACATACTGAGCTACGTGGCATCAAGGATGATAGTCAGCGCCATATCAGACCGCACAGTCATAGAAAGCTTCGTGAACAGCGAGGCAAGGCGATCAGAGGAAGCGCTCCGTTCCGACACCTCGCAGAATGCAATGCGCCTATCAACCGAGCTGGGCATCAGAGTCCAGAATTCAGACGGAGAGTTCATGATGAAGTTCTCAGACTTCCTGCAGAACGCACCCCGCGTCGAAGAGCACTCCCTTGTAAATCAGAAGCTTTCAATGGGATACGTTATAGTGAGTTATGAAGCAATGATTGCGCTTATCAGCGAGGCGATGCGTCGCGCAATACGTGCCGGTCTGCCAATACCAAAGAAAGAGCTTCCGCCATATGCACTCGACTTCGCCAAATCAGTGCGCCTTACTGTAAAGGCGAAACCACTCGCGCCCGGCACTAAGGGTATAAACTGGATAGAGAGGCTTCTTGCGACCCCGATACCAGACGTGCGGCACAGGACGGTCAACCTAATACTGGCGCCATACATGATCAACATCAAAGGGATGGATGTAGAGAGTGCCACAAAAGTCATAATGGAGTACATAGAGCGGTGCAAAGCCGTTAACCCTGACACCCGCATAACAGAGAAGTACGTCAGGTACCAGTGCGAATACGCCAAACGCAAGGGGATGAAGCCGCTTAAGCTTGTCAATGCGCGCGACCTTCTCGGCAGCATTGTAGAGCTCGGCGCATATGGTCCAGAAGCTGGCAAGGGCAGGCCCGAAAGCAAGGCAAGCAGGTGA
- a CDS encoding adenosine-specific kinase has product MPVETKVIKIEKAPDTQLIVGHAGFIKTPEDLYEALVNAVPGIEAGIAFVEASGPCLVRTEGNSRELEEQAGKAALEIAAGHTFVIFFRKAYPINVKESIARVPEVARIYCATANPVQLIVADTPDGRAVLGAVDGSSAKGIENADDKSVRRDFLRKLGYKLK; this is encoded by the coding sequence ATGCCGGTCGAAACGAAGGTAATAAAGATAGAAAAGGCCCCTGACACCCAGCTGATAGTCGGGCATGCAGGCTTCATAAAGACGCCAGAAGACCTTTACGAGGCTCTTGTCAATGCTGTCCCTGGCATAGAGGCAGGCATAGCATTTGTCGAGGCGAGCGGCCCATGCTTGGTGCGCACGGAAGGCAATTCACGCGAGTTGGAGGAGCAGGCAGGCAAGGCAGCGCTGGAAATAGCCGCAGGCCACACGTTCGTGATATTCTTCAGGAAGGCTTATCCCATAAACGTGAAGGAGAGCATAGCAAGGGTGCCTGAAGTCGCCAGGATATACTGCGCCACCGCGAATCCGGTGCAGCTGATAGTTGCCGATACTCCTGATGGCAGGGCTGTGCTTGGCGCAGTCGATGGCAGCAGCGCAAAAGGCATCGAGAATGCAGACGACAAGAGCGTCAGGCGCGATTTCCTAAGGAAGCTGGGCTACAAGCTAAAGTAA
- a CDS encoding LD-carboxypeptidase: protein MHERMVKPPALRPGSTIKIIAPSSMMTSMAGLSSAVQFLQGNGFKVSLSKSMTKESTTRFLTAGDHVRKTELENAFKSDEIDGIMALRGGAGSIDILSRIDYDVVRDHPKVFVGASDITLLQLAFLRKAHMVSFQGPMLVDLTDSDSTFRQYNWSVLSDMVSTGNALKLRAPNESSWSRTVNEGKARGTLQGGNLSVYALVANTAYMPDPTDSILFFEDVNVEPWMVDNLLSSLVLKGIIQKANGLFFGEFPNYTLSDALLSQAVSPYLSKNLFVEDYIKATLNSVISDMLISKAPGKPSFIEFSCCHGNYITTMPLGTRVEIDAEERSVQMLESAVD from the coding sequence ATGCACGAACGCATGGTTAAGCCTCCGGCCCTGCGCCCAGGCAGCACGATAAAGATAATCGCGCCGTCGAGCATGATGACATCGATGGCCGGCCTGTCGAGCGCCGTGCAGTTCCTTCAGGGCAATGGCTTCAAGGTCAGCCTTTCGAAGAGCATGACCAAGGAATCGACTACCAGGTTTCTCACAGCGGGCGACCACGTCCGCAAGACGGAGCTTGAGAACGCTTTCAAGAGCGACGAAATAGACGGAATAATGGCCCTGCGCGGAGGCGCGGGCTCCATAGACATACTATCCAGGATAGACTACGACGTTGTGAGGGATCACCCGAAGGTATTCGTGGGGGCCAGCGACATAACGCTGCTCCAGCTCGCTTTCCTGCGCAAGGCGCACATGGTCTCGTTTCAGGGGCCAATGCTAGTTGATCTTACGGATTCTGATTCTACCTTCAGGCAGTACAACTGGTCGGTGCTGTCCGATATGGTGAGCACCGGCAATGCGCTCAAGCTCAGGGCCCCAAACGAGAGCAGCTGGTCCAGGACCGTGAATGAGGGCAAGGCGAGGGGCACGCTCCAGGGCGGCAACCTGTCGGTCTACGCCCTTGTTGCAAACACCGCATATATGCCAGACCCTACAGACAGCATACTCTTCTTCGAGGACGTCAATGTCGAGCCATGGATGGTCGACAATCTGCTCTCGTCGCTGGTGCTGAAGGGCATAATACAGAAAGCGAACGGCCTGTTCTTCGGCGAGTTCCCTAACTACACGCTATCCGATGCCCTCCTGTCCCAGGCGGTCTCTCCCTATCTTTCGAAGAACCTGTTTGTCGAGGACTACATAAAGGCCACTCTAAACAGCGTCATATCTGACATGCTCATCAGCAAGGCACCAGGCAAGCCCTCTTTCATAGAGTTCTCATGCTGCCACGGCAACTATATAACCACGATGCCACTCGGCACTCGCGTGGAGATAGATGCAGAGGAACGCTCCGTGCAGATGCTCGAGAGTGCGGTCGACTAG
- a CDS encoding aldo/keto reductase, which produces MERMELGRTGELIPKIGIGTWKMPNDSKECESAIRAAIDSGMDLIDTAEMYANEEMAGRAINGRNAFVVTKVSPHHFHAIDVEKACDASLRRLGVKSIDLYLLHWPNASIPISETMRAMEGLVKAGKVRHIGVSNFSVEEMVEAQAALKQEEIAANQMEYSVYVRSIEDGLLEFCQKEHITVMAYSPLARGSIPNASKTSIQEALEELANKHKKTPVQVALNYLISHVGVMAIPKASSMAHVKENAGAAGWHLTQREMLEISSLGNLQRPMVHGAVKWLAKNMSAWSSIMERIERSRRSGPD; this is translated from the coding sequence ATGGAGCGCATGGAGCTCGGCAGGACCGGCGAACTAATACCAAAGATCGGCATAGGCACCTGGAAGATGCCCAACGACTCGAAGGAATGCGAGAGCGCGATACGCGCTGCGATAGACAGTGGCATGGACCTCATCGACACCGCAGAAATGTACGCAAACGAAGAGATGGCCGGACGAGCGATAAATGGTAGAAATGCATTCGTAGTCACGAAAGTATCGCCGCACCATTTCCATGCAATCGACGTTGAGAAGGCATGCGATGCCAGCCTGAGGAGGCTCGGAGTCAAAAGCATAGACTTGTATCTGCTCCACTGGCCCAACGCCAGCATACCTATAAGCGAGACGATGAGAGCCATGGAAGGCCTTGTAAAGGCAGGCAAGGTCAGGCACATAGGTGTGAGCAACTTCTCTGTAGAGGAGATGGTGGAGGCACAGGCTGCGCTGAAACAGGAGGAGATAGCTGCAAATCAGATGGAATACAGCGTATACGTACGCTCCATAGAGGACGGGCTGCTCGAATTCTGCCAGAAAGAGCACATCACGGTCATGGCATACAGCCCCCTTGCCAGAGGTTCGATACCAAATGCATCCAAGACAAGCATACAGGAAGCGCTTGAAGAGCTGGCGAATAAGCACAAAAAGACGCCCGTGCAGGTCGCGCTCAACTATCTTATATCCCATGTCGGGGTAATGGCCATACCGAAGGCGAGCAGCATGGCGCACGTGAAGGAGAATGCAGGCGCAGCAGGCTGGCATCTCACGCAGAGAGAGATGTTAGAGATAAGCAGCCTCGGGAATCTCCAGAGGCCTATGGTCCATGGTGCTGTAAAGTGGCTGGCCAAGAACATGTCTGCATGGTCTTCTATAATGGAAAGGATCGAGAGGTCCAGGCGCTCGGGTCCAGATTAG